In one Rhizobium leguminosarum genomic region, the following are encoded:
- a CDS encoding glycine betaine ABC transporter substrate-binding protein, whose amino-acid sequence MKILWKALSAAAVIGISFLPAHAEEKTINLGTMSWEDLTPITGITKKVLEDAGYTVKVTEFSEWGIAYAALAKGDIQALTSQTDYVAQDYWDKNKNRLEKISPVSHGLYQGVAVPKYVPIDSLEQLNENADKFGGKIIGIEPGAGLMRDTANAVKDYGLKLQLVEGSTAAMTAALKSAYDRKEWIAVTIWEPSWMVQKYEVKYLKDPKGVFPPPQSYYWIGHKGFSEENPHAREVMASVYVPIADITTINGEVKDGKTMDQAVQDWIGSHADLIKRWENIKKK is encoded by the coding sequence ATGAAGATTTTGTGGAAGGCGCTTTCCGCCGCTGCCGTGATAGGGATCAGTTTCCTTCCGGCTCACGCGGAAGAAAAGACGATCAATCTGGGCACGATGTCGTGGGAAGACCTGACGCCGATCACCGGCATTACCAAGAAGGTTCTCGAAGACGCCGGTTACACCGTCAAGGTGACCGAGTTCTCCGAATGGGGCATCGCCTATGCCGCTCTCGCCAAGGGCGATATCCAGGCTCTCACCTCGCAGACCGACTACGTCGCCCAGGACTATTGGGATAAGAACAAGAACCGTCTCGAGAAGATTTCACCGGTTTCGCACGGCCTCTATCAGGGCGTCGCCGTTCCGAAATATGTTCCGATCGACTCGCTCGAACAGCTCAATGAAAATGCCGACAAATTCGGCGGCAAGATCATCGGCATCGAACCGGGCGCCGGCCTGATGCGCGATACGGCGAATGCGGTCAAGGATTACGGCCTCAAGCTCCAGCTCGTCGAAGGCAGCACCGCCGCGATGACGGCGGCGCTGAAATCCGCCTACGATCGCAAGGAGTGGATCGCGGTCACGATCTGGGAGCCGTCATGGATGGTCCAGAAGTACGAGGTCAAGTACCTCAAGGACCCGAAGGGCGTATTCCCGCCGCCGCAGAGCTACTACTGGATCGGCCATAAGGGCTTCTCAGAAGAAAACCCACACGCCCGCGAAGTCATGGCCAGCGTCTACGTGCCAATCGCCGACATCACCACCATCAACGGCGAAGTCAAGGACGGCAAGACCATGGACCAGGCTGTGCAGGATTGGATCGGCAGCCATGCCGACCTGATCAAGCGCTGGGAAAACATCAAGAAGAAGTAA
- a CDS encoding GlxA family transcriptional regulator, producing MRPEQHRQADGAAKPAARLKVGFVLARSFTLSAFALFIDTLRLASDEQDRSGRVLADWQVIGSTRHLINSSCGVQVAPTSDFVDPSNFNYIVVVGGLLTVENPVDQQTITFLRQADAKKVPLIGVCTGSFILAAAGLMKRHESCVSWLHYKEFRERFPDLGVRSDRLFNLDRQRGSCAGGSSAADMAALLVRKYISRDAERNALEVLQIEKARTTADIQPRRPLYDDYDDARVKAAMITMEQFVDGSMSIQKLAAMVGLSRRQLERIFIDKTGMSPAKAYNRVRMERAKSILVQSKAPLIEIALDVGFENASQFTRTFKRTFGQTPSQHRAAASRPH from the coding sequence ATGCGACCGGAGCAGCATCGGCAGGCAGACGGCGCCGCGAAACCCGCCGCGCGGCTCAAGGTCGGGTTCGTTCTGGCGCGATCGTTCACACTGTCGGCCTTCGCGCTCTTCATCGACACGCTGCGGCTTGCCAGCGACGAGCAGGATCGGTCCGGAAGGGTCCTTGCAGACTGGCAGGTGATCGGCAGCACGCGGCACCTGATAAACTCGAGTTGCGGCGTCCAGGTCGCTCCGACGTCCGATTTCGTCGATCCATCGAATTTCAATTACATCGTGGTCGTTGGCGGTCTTCTGACGGTGGAGAACCCTGTCGACCAGCAGACCATCACCTTTCTCCGGCAGGCGGATGCCAAGAAGGTCCCGTTGATCGGCGTGTGCACGGGTTCGTTCATTCTTGCGGCGGCAGGCCTGATGAAGCGGCATGAGTCCTGCGTGAGCTGGCTGCATTACAAGGAGTTTCGCGAGCGGTTTCCCGACCTCGGCGTTCGTTCCGACCGGCTCTTCAATCTCGATCGCCAGCGCGGATCATGCGCCGGCGGCAGCAGCGCCGCCGACATGGCCGCCTTACTGGTCAGGAAATATATCAGCCGCGATGCCGAGCGGAATGCGCTTGAAGTGCTGCAGATCGAGAAGGCCCGGACGACCGCGGACATACAGCCCCGGCGTCCGCTGTACGACGACTATGACGACGCCCGCGTCAAGGCGGCGATGATTACGATGGAGCAGTTCGTCGACGGCAGCATGTCGATCCAGAAGCTTGCCGCCATGGTTGGTCTGTCTCGGCGGCAGTTGGAACGAATCTTCATCGACAAGACGGGAATGTCTCCTGCCAAGGCCTATAATCGGGTTCGCATGGAAAGGGCAAAATCGATCCTGGTCCAGTCGAAGGCGCCGCTTATCGAGATCGCGCTTGATGTCGGCTTCGAAAACGCCTCGCAGTTCACGCGAACGTTCAAACGGACCTTCGGGCAGACGCCGTCGCAGCATCGCGCGGCGGCGTCGAGACCGCACTGA
- a CDS encoding 4-hydroxyproline epimerase produces MRNSFFCIDAHTCGNPVRLVAGGGPLLPHLPMGERREIFVRDHDWLRKALMFEPRGHDIMSGSIIYPAYREDCDFAVLFIEVSGCLPMCGAGTIGTVTAAIEEGLVKPREPGRVAIETPAGRVDVTYEEKGGYVDSVRLHNVASYLHEADVEVDVPGMGRLRVDISYGGNYYAVIEPQENWSGLDGMTASDIVGCSQKLRAALADVCDPVHPDDARISGVHHAIWCDRPVNDHSDGRCAVFYGEKAIDRSPGGTGTSARMAQLYGKGRLSVGSSYRHESLIGTIFEGRLEAEARVGTYRGILPSIGGWARVIGHNTIFVDDRDPLAHGFQIR; encoded by the coding sequence ATGAGAAACAGCTTCTTCTGCATCGATGCGCATACCTGCGGCAATCCCGTCCGTCTCGTCGCCGGCGGCGGTCCGCTGCTTCCGCACCTGCCGATGGGCGAGCGCCGGGAGATCTTCGTCCGCGACCACGACTGGCTGCGCAAGGCGCTGATGTTCGAGCCGAGGGGGCATGACATCATGTCGGGTTCGATCATCTACCCGGCCTATCGAGAGGACTGCGATTTCGCCGTTCTTTTCATCGAGGTCAGCGGCTGCCTGCCGATGTGCGGTGCCGGCACGATCGGCACCGTGACCGCTGCGATCGAGGAGGGGCTGGTCAAGCCGCGCGAGCCCGGTAGGGTCGCCATTGAAACGCCGGCCGGCAGGGTGGACGTCACCTATGAGGAGAAGGGCGGATATGTCGATTCCGTTCGTCTCCATAACGTGGCGAGCTATCTCCACGAGGCGGATGTCGAGGTCGATGTGCCCGGTATGGGCCGTCTGCGCGTCGATATCTCCTATGGCGGCAATTACTATGCCGTCATCGAACCGCAAGAAAATTGGAGCGGGCTCGACGGTATGACGGCATCCGATATCGTCGGCTGCAGCCAGAAGCTCAGGGCGGCACTCGCCGATGTCTGCGATCCCGTTCATCCCGACGATGCCAGGATTTCCGGCGTGCATCACGCGATCTGGTGCGATCGCCCTGTGAACGACCACTCCGATGGTCGCTGCGCGGTCTTCTACGGGGAGAAGGCCATCGATCGGTCGCCGGGCGGCACTGGCACCTCCGCGCGCATGGCCCAACTCTATGGGAAGGGGCGGCTGTCGGTCGGGTCGAGTTACCGTCATGAAAGCCTGATCGGCACCATTTTCGAGGGCCGGCTCGAAGCCGAGGCGAGGGTCGGAACCTATCGCGGCATCCTTCCAAGCATCGGCGGCTGGGCCCGCGTCATCGGGCACAACACCATTTTCGTTGACGATCGTGACCCCCTGGCGCACGGTTTTCAGATTCGATAA
- a CDS encoding ABC transporter permease — MNLSTLQFSPGAFLAPSVDWLNTNLHPLFAAISYLVETVLSAIEAALLFVPPYALIAIVVVLAFFAVSLRAAILAGLCLGFCLLVGLWTASMQTLALVSVAVMISVLVAFPIGVLCSRHKTLEAVVRPILDVMQTVPPWVYLIPAVMIFSLGRVPAIIATIVYGIPPMLRLTTLAFNQVPKVFIELGSAIGAPPRSILWKIEIPLAKQTLLVGLNQCILLSLAMIVLAGLVGAGGLGAEVTRGLTRMELGLGLRAGLAIVAVALLLDRLSRGLLDRDRLPKAR; from the coding sequence ATGAATCTTTCGACCTTGCAGTTTTCGCCCGGCGCCTTCCTGGCTCCATCAGTCGATTGGCTCAACACCAATCTTCACCCGCTGTTTGCGGCCATCAGCTATCTTGTGGAAACGGTGCTTTCGGCAATCGAGGCGGCACTGCTCTTCGTGCCGCCCTATGCGCTGATCGCGATCGTCGTCGTCCTGGCATTCTTTGCCGTCAGTCTGCGTGCCGCGATCCTTGCGGGTCTCTGCCTCGGTTTCTGCCTGCTTGTTGGACTGTGGACGGCATCGATGCAGACCCTTGCGCTGGTCAGTGTCGCCGTCATGATCTCGGTGCTCGTCGCCTTTCCGATCGGCGTCCTGTGCTCGCGCCACAAGACGCTGGAGGCGGTGGTCCGACCCATTCTCGACGTGATGCAGACCGTGCCGCCATGGGTCTATCTCATTCCCGCGGTGATGATCTTCAGCCTCGGACGGGTGCCGGCGATTATCGCCACCATCGTCTACGGCATTCCGCCGATGCTGCGTCTGACGACGCTGGCCTTCAACCAGGTGCCGAAGGTGTTCATCGAACTCGGCAGCGCTATCGGCGCGCCGCCGCGCTCGATCCTCTGGAAGATCGAAATCCCCTTGGCCAAGCAGACGCTGCTGGTCGGGCTCAACCAGTGCATTCTTCTGTCGCTGGCAATGATCGTATTGGCCGGCCTTGTCGGCGCAGGCGGGCTCGGCGCCGAGGTGACGCGCGGCCTGACGCGCATGGAGTTGGGACTTGGCCTGAGAGCCGGCCTGGCGATCGTCGCGGTCGCCCTTCTGCTCGACCGGTTGTCCCGCGGCCTGCTCGACCGCGACAGGCTGCCGAAGGCGAGATGA
- a CDS encoding hybrid-cluster NAD(P)-dependent oxidoreductase, with amino-acid sequence MDTRTPQASLGKAARHDVWNAEEDDALVCLDVQQETHDVKTFTFASPDGKRFAFKAGQYFLFDLEHSGEAESRCYSISSSPHRANAFSVTVKRVPGGKISNWLHDTLVPGASVKANGPLGHFVRSETSGPKLLLLSGGSGITPVMSILRELADSCEPADVVFMHAARTPQDLIFRDELACIARRLRGLRLHFLPETVVGEASWPGLTGRISADYLRLAVPDIAERTVMCCGPAPFMKAARRISAELGVPASHYLEESFDAAVIDEPEIPAVQEATAKVFQVTFSKQARSIEVTGDQSVLSCAKKTGVRIPSSCANGVCGTCKSRLTSGKVDMNHNGGIRQREIDAGFFLPCCSKPLSDLVIER; translated from the coding sequence CGTCACGACGTTTGGAATGCCGAGGAAGACGACGCGCTCGTGTGCCTCGACGTCCAGCAGGAGACCCACGACGTCAAGACGTTCACCTTCGCCTCTCCTGACGGAAAGCGCTTCGCCTTCAAGGCCGGACAGTATTTTCTGTTCGACCTCGAGCATAGTGGAGAGGCTGAAAGCCGGTGCTACAGCATCTCCTCTTCGCCGCATCGCGCGAACGCCTTCTCCGTCACGGTGAAGCGCGTTCCGGGCGGCAAGATCTCCAACTGGCTTCACGACACGCTGGTTCCGGGCGCATCCGTCAAGGCGAACGGCCCGCTCGGCCATTTCGTCCGGTCCGAGACGTCAGGACCTAAGCTTCTGCTGCTCTCCGGCGGCTCCGGCATCACCCCGGTCATGTCCATTCTGCGGGAACTCGCCGACAGCTGCGAACCCGCCGACGTCGTCTTCATGCACGCCGCGCGCACGCCGCAGGATCTGATCTTCCGCGACGAGCTCGCCTGCATCGCCCGCAGGCTGAGGGGCCTTCGGCTTCACTTCCTCCCGGAAACTGTTGTGGGCGAGGCGTCCTGGCCTGGTCTGACCGGCCGCATTTCGGCGGACTATCTCAGACTTGCGGTTCCCGATATCGCCGAGCGGACGGTGATGTGCTGCGGCCCCGCCCCGTTCATGAAGGCGGCCCGCCGCATTTCTGCCGAGCTCGGCGTCCCCGCCTCGCACTATCTCGAAGAAAGCTTCGACGCCGCGGTCATCGACGAACCGGAAATCCCAGCGGTTCAGGAGGCCACCGCCAAGGTCTTTCAGGTCACCTTTTCAAAGCAGGCCCGCAGCATCGAGGTAACCGGCGACCAGAGCGTGCTCTCCTGCGCGAAGAAGACGGGCGTCAGGATTCCATCCTCCTGCGCCAACGGCGTCTGCGGCACCTGCAAGTCGAGGCTGACATCAGGCAAGGTCGACATGAACCACAATGGCGGAATTCGCCAGAGGGAAATCGACGCCGGCTTCTTCCTGCCCTGCTGCTCGAAGCCGCTCAGCGATCTCGTCATCGAACGCTGA
- a CDS encoding quaternary amine ABC transporter ATP-binding protein produces MKTANIDAKDVLIDCQSLWKVFGGKSAAAMKSIKERGLGKTEVLKEFNCVVGVSDASIEVRRGEIFCIMGLSGSGKSTLIRLLNKLITPSSGKVLVKGRDLASLSPVDLRQMRAKNIGMVFQSVALLPHRTVLENAAFGLEVQGIAKAERNKTASAALEKVGLADWLSRYPNELSGGMQQRVGLARALASDPEIILMDEPFSALDPLIRRQLQDEFRQLTKALGKSAVFITHDLDEAIRIGDRIAIMKDGVIIQTGTAEEIILNPADAYVAEFVAGISRLHLIKAHSVMRSLAEFQQGAPNVDVASLARTTPGADIDELISLTMQSERDAIAVVDNDQVVGVVTPRSLLMGVKGTSAHDLTAA; encoded by the coding sequence ATGAAAACCGCCAATATCGATGCCAAGGATGTCCTGATCGACTGCCAATCCCTCTGGAAGGTCTTCGGGGGCAAATCCGCTGCAGCGATGAAATCGATCAAGGAGCGCGGCCTCGGCAAGACAGAGGTCCTCAAGGAATTCAACTGCGTCGTCGGCGTCTCCGACGCGAGCATCGAGGTCCGGCGCGGCGAAATCTTCTGCATCATGGGACTGTCTGGAAGCGGAAAATCGACGCTCATCCGCCTTCTCAACAAGCTGATCACGCCGAGCTCCGGCAAGGTCCTCGTCAAGGGACGTGATCTCGCCTCCCTGTCGCCGGTCGATCTCAGGCAGATGCGGGCCAAGAACATCGGCATGGTGTTTCAGAGCGTCGCTCTCCTGCCGCACAGGACGGTGCTCGAAAATGCGGCCTTCGGCCTCGAAGTCCAGGGAATTGCAAAGGCCGAGCGAAACAAGACCGCCTCCGCCGCCCTCGAGAAGGTCGGCCTTGCCGACTGGCTGAGCCGCTATCCCAACGAGCTTTCCGGCGGCATGCAGCAACGCGTCGGGCTTGCCCGCGCGCTCGCCTCCGACCCCGAGATCATTCTGATGGACGAGCCGTTCAGCGCGCTCGACCCGCTGATCCGGCGCCAGCTCCAGGATGAATTCCGCCAGCTGACCAAAGCTCTCGGCAAGTCCGCCGTCTTCATCACCCATGATCTCGACGAAGCGATCCGCATCGGCGACCGCATCGCGATCATGAAGGACGGCGTCATCATCCAGACCGGCACGGCCGAGGAAATCATCCTCAACCCGGCGGACGCCTACGTCGCCGAATTCGTCGCGGGCATATCCCGTCTTCACCTGATCAAGGCGCATTCGGTTATGCGCAGCCTCGCCGAATTCCAGCAGGGCGCGCCGAACGTCGACGTCGCGTCGCTGGCGCGCACGACGCCGGGCGCCGATATCGACGAGCTCATCTCTTTGACGATGCAGTCGGAGCGCGACGCTATCGCCGTTGTCGACAACGATCAGGTCGTCGGCGTGGTCACGCCGCGCAGCCTGCTGATGGGCGTCAAGGGAACCTCCGCCCACGATCTCACGGCGGCGTGA
- a CDS encoding ABC transporter permease — MDSSAFTNVFDEWTDSALEWVSDNGDFLFDYIRQVLEGLYDGILWLLQLPPFYVIALIVALISWRTVNLWFGLLSAIALALCFSMGLWPETMSTLALVLTATAIALAIGIPIGIAAGFFTALDRFMEPGLDLIQTLPPYIYLLPAIAVLGYGPATALIATVIVAVPPAIRLTSLGIRMTPKEYIELGEALGMTPARMFFNIRLPFALPSIMAGINQSLMMAFGMVVIAGIVGSGGLGETIYGAIRTLDIATSINGAIAIVVLTMVIDRITQSAARLGTGRKA, encoded by the coding sequence ATGGATAGTTCAGCCTTCACCAATGTTTTCGACGAATGGACCGACTCGGCGCTCGAATGGGTGAGCGACAACGGGGACTTCCTCTTCGACTATATCAGACAGGTTCTCGAAGGGCTTTATGACGGGATCCTCTGGCTCCTGCAGCTTCCGCCCTTCTATGTGATTGCTCTGATCGTGGCGCTCATCAGCTGGCGGACGGTCAATCTCTGGTTCGGCCTCTTGAGCGCTATCGCGCTGGCGCTTTGTTTTTCGATGGGGCTCTGGCCGGAGACGATGAGCACCCTGGCGCTGGTTCTGACCGCGACCGCGATCGCCTTGGCGATCGGCATCCCGATCGGGATCGCCGCCGGCTTCTTTACGGCGCTCGATCGCTTCATGGAGCCGGGCCTCGATCTGATCCAGACGCTTCCGCCCTATATCTACCTGCTGCCGGCGATCGCCGTGCTCGGCTACGGACCGGCGACGGCGCTGATTGCGACCGTGATCGTCGCCGTGCCGCCGGCCATCCGCCTGACCTCGCTCGGTATCCGCATGACCCCTAAGGAGTACATCGAACTTGGGGAGGCGCTCGGGATGACGCCGGCAAGGATGTTCTTCAATATCCGTCTTCCCTTTGCGCTGCCGAGTATCATGGCAGGCATAAACCAGAGCCTGATGATGGCCTTCGGCATGGTGGTCATCGCCGGCATCGTCGGTTCCGGCGGGCTCGGAGAGACGATCTACGGCGCGATCAGGACACTCGACATCGCCACCTCAATCAATGGAGCGATCGCCATCGTGGTATTGACCATGGTGATTGACCGGATCACCCAGAGTGCCGCTCGCTTGGGAACAGGGAGGAAAGCATGA